In the genome of Saprospira sp. CCB-QB6, one region contains:
- a CDS encoding acyl-CoA reductase, whose product MMDFAARKQALIDLGQLLASEYGQGEMRKHFPLAYRQNGWFRAEDSQKALDALINNYLAEAELNAFLANYQPEDYPISKRVGLVLAGNIPMVGIKDILLCFLAGHKALIKYSSKDAVLIPALLALWKQQQPAIEPYFEVVDQLKNFDAVIATGSDNSARYFEHYFSKKPHIIRKNRKSVAVLSGDETEEEILALGRDIFDYFGLGCRSVAKIYVPEDFKFEQFMQRLEAFTPLEHHSKYRNNYDYNRSLYLLNGQEHYVNAVLSLLPLPALESRIASLHYEFYSDLEDLEQKLAEHWDKIQVLLNQKLPIERPSVAFGQAQQPKWTNFADGKDTLAFLLGL is encoded by the coding sequence ATGATGGATTTTGCGGCGCGCAAGCAAGCGCTAATTGATTTGGGGCAATTGTTGGCCTCTGAATATGGGCAGGGAGAAATGCGGAAACATTTCCCTTTGGCTTATCGACAAAATGGTTGGTTTCGGGCGGAGGATAGCCAAAAAGCTTTGGATGCCTTAATCAATAACTATTTGGCGGAGGCGGAGCTCAACGCTTTTTTGGCCAATTATCAGCCAGAAGATTATCCTATTAGTAAGCGAGTGGGGCTGGTTTTGGCTGGCAATATTCCTATGGTGGGTATCAAAGATATTTTGCTTTGTTTTTTGGCGGGACATAAGGCCCTAATTAAGTATTCGTCTAAGGACGCCGTTTTGATTCCGGCTCTTTTGGCCCTTTGGAAGCAGCAGCAACCCGCTATTGAACCCTATTTTGAGGTGGTCGATCAGCTTAAGAATTTTGATGCGGTGATTGCTACGGGCAGCGATAATTCAGCCCGTTATTTTGAACATTATTTTAGCAAAAAGCCGCATATTATCCGCAAAAATCGCAAGTCTGTAGCGGTCTTATCTGGAGATGAAACGGAGGAGGAAATCTTGGCCCTAGGTCGCGATATCTTCGATTATTTTGGTTTGGGCTGCCGCTCTGTGGCCAAAATTTATGTGCCCGAAGACTTCAAGTTTGAGCAGTTTATGCAGCGCCTAGAGGCTTTTACGCCCCTAGAACACCATAGCAAATACCGCAATAATTACGACTATAACCGCTCTTTGTACTTGCTCAATGGCCAAGAACATTATGTGAATGCGGTGCTTTCGCTTTTGCCCTTGCCCGCCCTAGAATCCAGAATTGCGAGTCTGCATTATGAGTTTTATAGCGATTTAGAGGATCTAGAACAAAAATTAGCCGAACATTGGGACAAAATTCAGGTTTTATTGAATCAGAAGCTTCCCATTGAGCGCCCCTCAGTGGCTTTTGGGCAGGCACAGCAGCCCAAATGGACCAATTTTGCCGACGGAAAAGATACCCTAGCCTTCTTGCTAGGCCTATAA
- a CDS encoding 6-pyruvoyl trahydropterin synthase family protein, producing MLVYLSRRESFNAAHQLWVPSWSEEKNFRMFGKCANKNFHGHNYELWVTLKGQPDPVTGFLMDAKVLAKLMREKVTDILDHSNMNMDPNFLPEGVLPTTENLVYYIWQELAPFLPENCQLHCVKLQETPKIYCEYFGE from the coding sequence ATGCTTGTATACCTCAGTAGAAGAGAAAGTTTTAATGCGGCCCACCAACTTTGGGTGCCTAGCTGGAGCGAAGAAAAGAACTTTAGAATGTTTGGAAAATGCGCCAACAAAAACTTTCATGGCCATAATTACGAGCTTTGGGTAACCCTCAAGGGCCAACCCGATCCCGTGACGGGCTTCCTTATGGATGCCAAGGTGCTGGCCAAACTCATGCGCGAAAAAGTAACCGACATTCTGGACCACTCCAATATGAATATGGACCCCAACTTTTTGCCCGAGGGCGTATTGCCCACAACCGAAAATTTGGTTTACTATATCTGGCAAGAGTTGGCGCCCTTCCTGCCCGAAAACTGCCAACTACATTGCGTGAAATTACAAGAGACCCCAAAAATTTACTGCGAGTATTTCGGCGAGTAA
- a CDS encoding OmpA family protein, which yields MRNILFVLLASLSFSAFAQNFEQSVYFESGQAQLTKKAKAKLEQLLAQSQEYPDLVLDLKGFCDEVGSLSYNEDLARRRAQAVAKFLEAKGLKTASFSLTAKGELQEGDWAENRRVEVRLQAFQPKNWEEFYSFMDQRMKQEFWINPNRDTLIIGANGSQLFIPAGSFVRANGQAVVEDKVKIELREALSLNDMWMQNLQTLAPGHELIETGGMVNIQAQDLNKKDLQLAPKASLNLRLPSDEPLNEGMQVFYADRDISQTTEDIVWEASGTKVKSYNFEKDPPSFKFHLLDLDSIRLIAEPLMPKIGYLLSLPQKPREVAPLEYIELPVVDESAIRSENPKKRFESDKKYEGRIAGLVKKAEKYRLRIGKINEGRTKTYEQAQKRYEQALIQYESKMAAYSAQQDSINLLIEIAKRQGAEINQWLLDFKWSVAFNESLVGLIGNTKQLQRYQDYLMEECKQLGFEEEVQTLLTLEKEANQPAIFLQLASSLKKCISANYSFNRNYKLNELRNDVMRDLFVIQSREERSLQSRLALETSERLHKVYHHADMLNKMIANYNEVLSITGFNQQAKELQKVVEKMDLIYEKVIDEKTERGLISPSFQTRRILNSMPINRLGWINCDRFIKLKEEEKMLAQIAAPELQNIAREKVSTSFSKTRGLMAMYYNKETGSYQTPGQVARSEKMSITALRIRENGGIEFAQITAYPEDLAQQTLTYRPISFTELRTLSPNF from the coding sequence ATGAGAAATATCCTTTTTGTTCTCCTCGCCAGCCTGAGTTTCTCCGCTTTTGCCCAAAATTTTGAGCAGTCCGTTTACTTTGAATCGGGCCAAGCTCAATTGACGAAAAAAGCAAAAGCAAAGTTAGAACAGCTCTTGGCCCAAAGCCAAGAATATCCCGATCTTGTTTTGGACCTCAAAGGCTTTTGCGATGAAGTGGGTAGCCTGAGCTATAATGAAGACCTCGCCCGAAGAAGAGCCCAGGCTGTGGCCAAGTTCCTAGAAGCAAAAGGCTTGAAAACCGCTAGCTTTTCGCTAACAGCTAAGGGAGAACTGCAAGAAGGCGATTGGGCCGAAAATCGAAGAGTAGAGGTCCGTTTGCAGGCCTTTCAGCCCAAAAACTGGGAGGAGTTCTATAGCTTTATGGACCAACGCATGAAGCAAGAGTTCTGGATCAATCCCAATAGAGATACCCTCATTATTGGCGCCAACGGAAGCCAGTTGTTTATCCCCGCAGGCAGTTTTGTTCGGGCCAATGGCCAAGCTGTAGTAGAGGACAAAGTGAAAATCGAGCTGCGCGAAGCCCTTAGTCTTAACGATATGTGGATGCAAAACCTACAAACCCTAGCGCCTGGACATGAATTGATTGAAACAGGCGGCATGGTGAATATTCAGGCCCAAGATCTCAATAAGAAAGACTTACAACTGGCCCCCAAAGCTAGCCTTAATCTTCGCCTTCCCTCAGATGAACCGCTAAATGAAGGCATGCAAGTCTTTTATGCTGATAGAGACATTAGTCAAACTACAGAAGATATTGTTTGGGAAGCTTCAGGGACCAAAGTCAAAAGCTATAATTTTGAGAAGGATCCGCCCAGCTTTAAATTTCATCTACTTGACCTAGACTCTATCCGCCTAATTGCCGAGCCGCTAATGCCTAAAATTGGGTACCTTTTATCTTTACCCCAAAAGCCTAGAGAAGTGGCGCCACTAGAATACATAGAATTGCCTGTAGTAGATGAATCGGCCATTCGCAGCGAAAACCCTAAGAAGCGCTTTGAAAGCGATAAAAAATATGAGGGCCGTATTGCAGGCTTAGTTAAAAAGGCGGAGAAATACCGACTACGCATTGGGAAAATCAATGAAGGCCGAACTAAAACTTATGAGCAAGCCCAAAAACGTTATGAACAGGCTCTAATCCAATATGAGAGTAAGATGGCCGCTTATTCTGCTCAACAAGATAGTATCAATTTATTGATTGAAATAGCAAAAAGACAAGGAGCAGAAATAAACCAATGGCTACTCGATTTTAAATGGTCTGTTGCTTTTAATGAAAGCCTAGTGGGCCTTATTGGAAACACAAAACAACTACAACGCTATCAAGATTACTTGATGGAGGAATGCAAGCAATTGGGCTTTGAAGAAGAAGTACAAACCCTTTTGACCTTAGAAAAGGAGGCTAATCAACCGGCTATATTCCTTCAATTGGCTAGTTCGCTTAAAAAGTGTATTAGTGCTAATTATAGCTTCAATAGAAACTATAAATTAAATGAACTTCGTAATGATGTAATGCGGGACCTTTTCGTCATCCAAAGCCGAGAGGAGCGAAGTCTGCAAAGTAGATTGGCTCTGGAGACTAGTGAGCGTCTTCATAAGGTGTATCATCATGCGGATATGCTTAATAAAATGATTGCCAACTACAATGAGGTACTATCTATTACGGGCTTTAACCAACAGGCTAAGGAATTGCAAAAGGTCGTAGAAAAAATGGACCTGATTTATGAGAAGGTCATTGATGAAAAAACAGAAAGAGGGCTGATTTCTCCCAGTTTCCAAACTCGCCGCATCCTCAACAGTATGCCGATTAATCGCTTGGGCTGGATTAACTGTGATCGCTTTATTAAATTAAAAGAAGAGGAAAAAATGTTGGCCCAAATCGCCGCTCCAGAACTTCAGAACATAGCGAGAGAGAAAGTGAGTACTAGCTTTAGCAAAACCCGTGGGTTGATGGCTATGTATTATAATAAAGAAACAGGCAGCTATCAAACTCCTGGACAAGTAGCCCGCAGCGAAAAAATGAGCATTACGGCTTTGCGTATTCGCGAAAATGGAGGAATTGAATTCGCTCAAATTACTGCTTATCCTGAAGACTTGGCCCAGCAAACCCTAACTTATCGGCCCATTAGCTTTACAGAGTTACGTACATTAAGCCCTAATTTTTAA
- a CDS encoding pirin family protein, translating into MKKMKFYPLPQAGPWPAQDPFIFCAYHEDHYPKGQANLGPASSSLKGRQMGSDFNPAANWRMYHGQQIPGFPYHPHRGFETLTIVEKGWVDHTDSHGGAGRYSAGDLQWLTAGRGLLHSEMFPLVDQEKDNPLRLFQIWLNLPSKQKMVDPQYKMFWSHQLVEKEEQGARFRLWAGQFGEHKAPKPPEVSWASQKSSDFMVLRVDLEAGAKFTLPKASSTESWGRLYLYEGGDIQVNGQRMPARHYMSWLAQEELELVAGAQGAKLLYLQAPPIEEPVWQRGPFVMDSPERLQQAFQDYRAGKFGTWPWPEDEHHFGLKKERFARHADGREERLD; encoded by the coding sequence ATGAAGAAGATGAAATTTTATCCCTTGCCGCAAGCTGGTCCTTGGCCTGCGCAAGATCCCTTTATATTTTGTGCTTATCATGAAGATCACTATCCTAAGGGACAAGCAAATTTAGGTCCTGCAAGCAGTAGCCTAAAAGGGCGACAAATGGGCAGTGATTTTAATCCTGCTGCTAATTGGCGGATGTATCACGGCCAACAAATTCCAGGTTTTCCCTACCATCCGCATCGTGGATTTGAGACCCTAACCATTGTAGAAAAGGGCTGGGTGGACCATACAGACTCTCATGGAGGAGCTGGTCGATATAGTGCTGGTGACCTACAATGGCTAACTGCTGGTCGTGGGCTATTGCATTCAGAAATGTTTCCCTTGGTGGATCAGGAAAAGGATAACCCTTTGCGTTTGTTCCAAATCTGGCTCAACTTGCCGAGTAAGCAAAAGATGGTGGATCCTCAGTACAAAATGTTTTGGTCGCATCAATTGGTAGAGAAAGAAGAGCAGGGGGCTCGTTTTCGGCTTTGGGCAGGACAGTTTGGGGAGCATAAAGCGCCCAAGCCGCCAGAGGTCTCTTGGGCCAGTCAAAAGTCTTCAGACTTTATGGTCTTACGAGTAGATTTGGAGGCTGGAGCTAAATTTACACTTCCAAAAGCTAGTTCTACAGAAAGCTGGGGCCGCTTATACTTATATGAGGGAGGAGATATTCAAGTGAATGGACAACGAATGCCCGCTAGGCATTACATGAGTTGGTTGGCCCAAGAAGAGTTGGAGCTAGTGGCTGGAGCCCAAGGCGCCAAACTCTTGTATTTACAAGCGCCTCCTATTGAGGAGCCCGTTTGGCAAAGAGGGCCTTTTGTTATGGATTCTCCAGAGCGTTTACAGCAAGCTTTTCAGGATTATCGAGCTGGGAAGTTTGGAACTTGGCCTTGGCCCGAAGATGAGCACCATTTTGGTCTCAAAAAAGAACGTTTTGCTCGCCATGCCGATGGTCGGGAAGAACGATTGGACTAA
- a CDS encoding imelysin family protein codes for MLNFKWLQGGLYLAALVFTLSSCGSDTEDPCAVEFNQLALLENVADNFISPAYNNLQTKVDSLNDAVNAFCGQPDASKLQALKSSWLSAYIAFQTAKIYEFGPAEDYQLRSSLNNYPVFTSRLEYAVSSQTYNLEIDSFAYTRGFPALDYLLHHDSEAQILTEFADTARQNYLKAVSQQIKQKVDWTQDGWSAYANSFKTTEGLAVGSPLSLLVNQLNQNYELFKNNKLGTPVGAKVSYIAAPEKTEAYYSGQSLILAQTTLSASQALFNGGNGQGLDDYLDATAVQKDGRPLSQLINEQFDAANTALNALNGQSLADNIRNNFEACKSAYAQAQNQVVYLKTDLPAVLCINITYADNTDDGD; via the coding sequence ATGCTCAATTTCAAATGGCTTCAAGGAGGTTTATACCTAGCCGCCTTGGTTTTCACCCTCTCTAGCTGCGGCTCCGATACAGAAGATCCCTGCGCCGTAGAGTTTAATCAATTGGCCCTGCTCGAAAATGTAGCCGATAATTTTATTTCGCCCGCCTATAACAACCTACAAACTAAAGTAGACAGCCTAAATGATGCGGTAAATGCTTTTTGTGGACAGCCCGATGCCAGCAAGCTTCAGGCCCTCAAAAGCAGTTGGCTTTCCGCCTATATCGCTTTCCAAACAGCTAAAATCTATGAGTTTGGTCCAGCCGAAGATTATCAACTGCGCAGCAGCCTCAATAATTACCCTGTCTTTACGAGCCGCCTAGAGTATGCCGTTAGCAGCCAAACTTACAATCTCGAAATTGATTCTTTTGCCTATACTCGCGGCTTTCCTGCCCTCGATTATCTCCTACATCACGATAGCGAGGCCCAAATCTTAACAGAATTTGCCGATACGGCTCGCCAAAATTACCTTAAAGCAGTCAGTCAACAAATCAAGCAAAAAGTAGATTGGACCCAAGACGGTTGGAGCGCCTATGCCAATAGCTTCAAAACAACCGAAGGCCTAGCCGTGGGCAGCCCCCTCAGCCTTTTGGTCAATCAACTCAACCAAAATTACGAGCTCTTCAAAAACAATAAGTTGGGAACGCCCGTAGGCGCCAAAGTCAGCTATATCGCAGCGCCCGAAAAAACCGAGGCCTATTATAGCGGCCAATCGCTTATTTTGGCCCAAACTACCCTAAGTGCCAGTCAAGCCCTTTTTAATGGCGGCAATGGCCAAGGACTAGACGATTACCTAGACGCTACGGCAGTTCAAAAGGACGGTCGCCCACTTAGCCAACTCATCAATGAACAGTTTGATGCGGCCAACACGGCCCTCAATGCCCTAAATGGACAAAGCCTAGCCGATAATATCCGCAACAATTTTGAAGCCTGCAAAAGCGCTTATGCTCAGGCCCAAAACCAAGTGGTCTACCTCAAAACAGACCTTCCCGCTGTCCTTTGCATCAATATCACTTATGCTGATAATACCGACGATGGCGATTAA
- a CDS encoding DUF4856 domain-containing protein: protein MNLASLKQALLILAVFGFSLSSCKKDDNSYDVPETYSFENVSYSGQTDRLDMLGELAAYAKSASAVSATALDASSMKDMFSNANEPFSLAELNASTKQLKSKTVASEQTVLENLMDALALASLYTDSTASSGQAGIMQTNDGASSYLLNANGLELAQVIEKGIMGACFYYQATAVYMGSGKMDVDNETVVEGEGTEMEHHWDEAFGYFGVPTDYPSNINGIRFWGKYADGSRETYLSTGTNLMNALIEGRAAISAQDLDERDAQIAIAREQWELVLAGASVHYLNKAIANFSEDAAVLHHALSEAYAFVYGLQFGGQQSLNTTEIDAILVQIGNNADPLQANLYNSSSANLQAAKTALVNAFPALASVQDQL from the coding sequence ATGAATTTAGCGAGCTTGAAACAAGCCCTACTTATTTTGGCCGTTTTTGGCTTTAGTCTTAGCTCTTGTAAAAAAGACGATAACAGCTATGATGTCCCCGAAACTTACAGCTTTGAAAACGTAAGTTATAGTGGACAAACGGACCGCCTAGATATGTTGGGCGAACTAGCCGCTTATGCCAAATCTGCTAGCGCAGTAAGTGCAACTGCCTTGGATGCCAGCAGCATGAAAGATATGTTTAGCAATGCTAATGAGCCTTTTAGCTTAGCCGAACTCAATGCTAGTACAAAACAACTCAAAAGCAAAACGGTCGCTTCAGAACAAACCGTTTTGGAAAACTTAATGGATGCGCTTGCCTTGGCTAGTCTGTATACCGACAGTACCGCAAGTAGTGGACAAGCAGGGATTATGCAAACCAATGATGGTGCAAGCAGCTACTTGCTCAATGCCAATGGTTTGGAACTGGCCCAAGTGATTGAAAAAGGAATTATGGGCGCCTGCTTCTATTATCAGGCTACTGCTGTTTATATGGGCAGCGGAAAAATGGATGTAGATAACGAAACAGTTGTAGAAGGCGAAGGAACTGAGATGGAACACCACTGGGATGAGGCCTTTGGCTATTTTGGTGTACCTACCGACTACCCTAGCAATATCAATGGCATCCGCTTTTGGGGCAAATATGCCGACGGTAGCCGCGAAACTTATTTGAGCACAGGAACTAACCTAATGAATGCCTTGATTGAAGGCCGTGCCGCTATTTCTGCTCAAGATTTAGACGAACGCGATGCCCAAATTGCTATCGCTCGCGAACAATGGGAACTCGTTTTGGCTGGCGCTAGCGTTCACTACCTCAATAAAGCCATTGCCAACTTTAGCGAAGATGCTGCTGTCTTGCATCACGCTCTATCAGAAGCTTATGCCTTTGTTTATGGCCTACAGTTTGGCGGACAACAAAGCCTAAACACTACTGAAATCGACGCAATTTTGGTCCAAATTGGAAATAATGCCGATCCATTACAAGCCAACCTATACAACAGCAGCAGCGCTAACCTTCAAGCTGCAAAAACCGCTTTAGTCAATGCTTTTCCCGCATTAGCTAGCGTTCAAGACCAACTTTAA
- a CDS encoding helix-turn-helix transcriptional regulator yields MPINKNALLRYQVLNSCFGNPHRKYFIQDLIDAVNEALADEGTKVGRSQIYCDIKHMESELGYRAPIKRLRKGHKVYMRYDPIDFSIHKTPLGPKENAQLEDALNILERLESFQDFNWLTELLPKMKQKLGYARPEQAAIIFFDENKDYQGLEHLRPLFTAIKEKYCLSVCYQSFEEEAKEEQFTFHPQLLKQYNKRWFVFGRSEQQDFDYRNLALDRIQKLEESIFPYKKVEIDWEEDFFKDILGVSRDEHQKKELIQLWVAAEQVPYTESKPIHASQKLLERRADGSIVISLELQPNYELQQQLLMAAEKYVVLSPTSLRNLLQHRLQEAVDRYKQ; encoded by the coding sequence ATGCCCATCAATAAAAATGCACTTTTACGTTATCAGGTGCTCAATAGTTGTTTTGGAAATCCCCATCGCAAGTATTTTATTCAGGACCTCATAGATGCCGTGAATGAGGCATTGGCTGATGAGGGGACAAAGGTGGGGCGTAGTCAGATTTATTGTGACATTAAGCATATGGAAAGCGAGTTGGGCTATCGGGCGCCAATTAAGCGCTTGCGCAAGGGGCATAAAGTATACATGCGTTATGATCCCATTGATTTCTCGATTCATAAAACGCCCTTGGGGCCCAAGGAAAATGCGCAATTGGAAGATGCTCTGAACATTTTGGAGCGCTTGGAAAGTTTTCAGGACTTTAATTGGTTGACAGAACTTTTGCCCAAGATGAAACAGAAGCTGGGGTATGCTCGTCCCGAGCAAGCGGCGATCATTTTTTTTGATGAAAATAAGGATTATCAGGGTTTAGAGCATTTGCGGCCTTTGTTTACAGCTATAAAAGAAAAATACTGCTTGTCGGTCTGTTATCAAAGTTTTGAAGAGGAGGCCAAAGAAGAGCAATTTACTTTTCATCCGCAGTTGCTCAAACAGTATAATAAGCGATGGTTTGTTTTTGGTCGGTCGGAACAGCAAGATTTTGATTACCGCAATTTGGCTTTAGATCGCATCCAAAAATTAGAGGAAAGTATTTTTCCGTACAAAAAAGTCGAGATAGATTGGGAAGAGGATTTCTTTAAAGATATTCTTGGGGTATCTCGAGATGAACATCAAAAAAAAGAGTTAATTCAGCTTTGGGTGGCTGCGGAGCAAGTGCCTTATACGGAAAGTAAGCCGATTCATGCTTCTCAAAAACTGTTGGAGCGCCGAGCAGATGGAAGTATAGTAATTAGTTTGGAGTTGCAGCCCAATTATGAGCTACAACAACAACTTTTGATGGCTGCCGAAAAATACGTGGTTTTATCTCCAACCTCTTTAAGAAACTTATTGCAGCATCGCCTCCAAGAGGCAGTAGACCGCTACAAACAATAA
- a CDS encoding tetratricopeptide repeat protein, translating into MRLFSFLLLIFGLSACNLDLPSADGPNFSSLEYFYLAQEKHNHGKFDTAYVLYTAAIETAPEEPEFYYERGRVLYDMDRYKEALADYAQAIKLEGGRAKYYHAQAVIYAEQQQFDLALPALRKAVEINPENPSLHSLLGDLHLQQGDTLGALDDYQAFLRLQPQRPDFRDKLANIYYSLGNMKGARKEAELALRMDDKNANYYYTYALILSEQSEDALALDACRKALNLDPTQRDFYYLAAVMALNMQETEEACGYLQKAADAGDEDAAELQAEYCAQNS; encoded by the coding sequence ATGCGATTATTTAGCTTTTTACTTTTAATTTTTGGCCTTAGCGCCTGCAATTTAGATTTGCCATCGGCAGACGGACCAAACTTTTCTAGCCTAGAATACTTTTATCTAGCTCAAGAAAAACACAATCACGGCAAGTTTGATACAGCTTATGTCTTGTACACCGCTGCTATCGAAACGGCTCCTGAAGAACCCGAATTTTACTATGAAAGGGGGCGAGTACTTTATGATATGGACCGCTACAAGGAGGCTTTAGCGGATTATGCTCAAGCAATTAAGTTAGAAGGGGGGCGGGCTAAGTATTATCATGCGCAGGCGGTCATTTACGCCGAGCAACAACAATTTGATTTGGCACTGCCGGCTTTGCGAAAAGCCGTAGAAATCAATCCCGAAAACCCAAGTCTTCACTCACTTTTAGGCGACTTGCATTTACAGCAAGGAGATACCTTGGGAGCATTAGATGATTATCAGGCCTTTTTGCGTCTGCAACCTCAACGTCCCGATTTTAGAGATAAGTTGGCCAATATTTACTACAGTTTGGGCAATATGAAAGGGGCTCGAAAAGAAGCCGAATTGGCCCTACGCATGGATGATAAGAATGCCAATTACTATTATACTTATGCACTTATTCTCAGCGAACAATCAGAAGACGCTCTGGCCTTGGATGCTTGTCGAAAAGCATTGAATTTAGATCCCACCCAACGCGATTTCTATTATTTGGCCGCTGTTATGGCGCTCAATATGCAAGAAACCGAGGAGGCTTGTGGCTATTTGCAAAAAGCAGCAGATGCAGGGGATGAGGATGCCGCTGAACTACAAGCAGAATACTGCGCTCAAAATTCTTAA
- a CDS encoding GNAT family N-acetyltransferase has product MIVYRHIRQREMSSFLAQDPSFAGAGPIAISQIRGASHAANPQAEADDVLLVLAEEDGHLVGYLGALPNRLQGKVGEERFAWLSCLWIDPNMRGRGLAKSLLEQMYTAWSGRLVITEFTPAAKGLYDKSGYFQDLAQLKGLRVYLYSPLAKVLPKKDPEKWRAYLPIFNLLEQLSFAPQNMRMLFLAKGKYRCESDEKWRSESNNLLSEPKEGFLRGSKDLEWILNYPWLQEGPEDEASQRYYFSSKAKSLDNGYLYFYEGQTLKAVVLYLLRDGHLRLPYVFMPKADAKELIRALLFWMRQKRVIYLTTYQEQLVAALQANKWPFLGRRPQVRHYIITHPLAETLGGRPFSIQDGDGDAAFT; this is encoded by the coding sequence ATGATTGTTTATAGACATATTCGACAAAGAGAAATGAGCAGTTTTTTGGCCCAGGACCCCAGTTTTGCTGGGGCTGGGCCAATTGCTATTAGCCAAATTCGTGGCGCTTCTCATGCCGCAAACCCCCAAGCAGAAGCTGATGACGTTTTACTCGTTTTGGCGGAGGAAGATGGGCATTTAGTGGGCTATTTGGGGGCGCTGCCCAATCGTTTGCAGGGAAAAGTAGGAGAGGAGCGCTTTGCTTGGCTGTCCTGCCTTTGGATTGATCCTAATATGCGGGGAAGAGGTTTAGCTAAATCGCTTTTGGAACAAATGTATACCGCTTGGTCGGGCCGTCTAGTGATTACGGAATTTACTCCCGCAGCCAAAGGACTCTACGACAAAAGTGGCTATTTCCAAGATTTAGCTCAACTCAAGGGCCTTCGCGTTTATTTGTATAGCCCTCTAGCCAAGGTGCTGCCCAAAAAAGATCCCGAAAAATGGCGAGCGTATTTGCCCATTTTCAATTTGCTAGAACAATTGTCTTTTGCACCCCAAAATATGCGAATGCTCTTTTTGGCCAAAGGAAAATATCGCTGCGAATCAGACGAAAAATGGCGATCCGAATCCAATAACCTATTGAGCGAGCCAAAAGAGGGCTTTCTTCGTGGCTCCAAAGATTTGGAGTGGATATTAAATTATCCTTGGCTGCAAGAAGGGCCAGAAGATGAGGCTTCCCAACGCTATTATTTCTCCAGCAAAGCCAAAAGTCTGGATAATGGCTATCTCTATTTTTATGAGGGCCAAACTCTAAAAGCAGTAGTTTTGTATTTGTTGCGAGACGGTCATCTGCGCCTGCCTTATGTCTTTATGCCCAAGGCTGATGCTAAGGAGCTCATTCGCGCACTGCTATTTTGGATGCGCCAAAAACGAGTAATTTATCTGACCACTTATCAAGAACAGCTCGTTGCGGCTTTACAGGCCAATAAATGGCCATTTTTAGGCCGGCGCCCCCAAGTAAGACATTACATTATTACACATCCTTTAGCCGAAACCTTGGGGGGAAGGCCTTTTTCTATTCAGGATGGCGATGGCGATGCCGCTTTTACTTAA
- a CDS encoding MBL fold metallo-hydrolase, producing MSNQFLFVRNASVYLNYGGQSFLIDPMFAEKGALGCFPGTVNSEIPNPTVDLALSVEKLVAADTVLLTHLHPDHWDEAAARLIDKNKTVYLQNEEDAAKLQAQGFQKTEVIEHKLSIGNVQIERTKGQHGSDLAYSIPELAKFLGESSGYYLQAEGQASIYFLGDTILTQEVEADLKRLAPDCVVINAGAARLADAALGAIIMGKEEIAKIHQLLPKSKLVAIHLEALAHCVLSRKELRQFAEEQGFSSQLIIPKDGASFSF from the coding sequence ATGTCAAATCAGTTTTTGTTTGTGCGGAATGCCAGCGTTTATTTGAATTATGGGGGGCAAAGTTTTTTAATAGATCCTATGTTTGCAGAGAAGGGCGCTCTTGGTTGCTTTCCAGGCACAGTCAACTCAGAGATTCCTAATCCCACTGTAGATTTAGCTCTTTCTGTTGAAAAGCTTGTGGCTGCCGATACTGTTTTATTGACTCATTTGCATCCTGACCATTGGGATGAGGCCGCAGCGAGGCTCATAGATAAAAATAAAACCGTTTATCTTCAGAATGAAGAAGATGCGGCCAAGCTTCAGGCCCAAGGATTTCAAAAAACGGAGGTTATAGAGCACAAATTATCGATAGGCAATGTCCAGATTGAACGGACTAAGGGGCAGCATGGTAGTGATTTGGCCTATTCTATTCCAGAGCTGGCCAAATTTCTAGGGGAAAGTTCTGGCTATTATCTTCAGGCAGAGGGACAAGCCTCTATTTATTTTTTGGGAGACACTATTTTGACCCAGGAAGTGGAAGCAGATTTGAAGCGTTTGGCTCCTGATTGTGTTGTAATCAATGCGGGGGCTGCTCGTTTGGCGGATGCTGCGTTGGGGGCAATCATTATGGGGAAAGAAGAAATTGCAAAAATCCATCAACTGTTGCCCAAGAGTAAATTGGTAGCCATACATTTGGAAGCTTTGGCCCATTGTGTATTGAGTCGAAAAGAATTGCGTCAATTTGCGGAAGAGCAAGGATTCTCTTCCCAATTGATTATTCCTAAAGATGGAGCTTCCTTTTCATTTTAG